From the bacterium genome, one window contains:
- a CDS encoding Gldg family protein — translation MRDVKTIFWKEFRGYFNSPVAYIVIIAWLILSGWFFAAGLFVSNQAQIASFFDLAPLFLLFIIPATCMRLLAEEEKLGTVELLTTMPLQDWAIITGKYLAAFAVIKIGILCTLIYPISIAFLGKLDWGVVISSYFGLLLLGAGFCAIGIFTSSVTKSQVIALILNIVICFVFFILGKVLGTMSSGLVTIFQYFGIDYHLESMGIGVIDSRSVIYFLSMIAFFLCFTFYFYRKAKHRILSGVSVTILLAIIIVANILSYRIFARLDLSSGKIYSLSKASVQMIRKLEDPVIVRAYMTAKLPYPYNTRSKYVKDLLSEYKVKSRGKLKFELINPSDQDKKIDQDKKMDAQRAGVYPLQFQDRQEAGALAIKEGYMGLLFLYGDKKEVIPVIENFGSLEYDITSKIKKLTETSQKSIGFTKGHNEVQLDERLKQEIQKRYLVSDVNIDSNDVSSNLSTLIVLGPKGEYNDTALQRVKNFLDAGKSCGFFLDMMNVNTEYFFAFPTKTGFEKLLPIYNITLKNGLVLDYQNQIIGITSQRGNFRMQNLVPYPFFPKATDLNKSNPIVRELEAVVLPFVGAIAGGTPLVKSSPKSWLKPDVKTVNPMEQQIPTPAEEKGPFNLAVTNEKPRFIVTGSSKFAEANYLSAANVAFLLNTIDWLVADEELIAIRSKGIAERPLKDTGKGAKMAIKWIDTLLPSLVLIIIGFVRLRKRNNRIYEI, via the coding sequence ATGAGAGACGTAAAAACTATATTCTGGAAAGAATTCAGGGGATACTTTAATTCGCCGGTTGCTTATATCGTAATCATAGCATGGCTTATTTTATCAGGCTGGTTCTTTGCTGCAGGGTTGTTCGTTTCAAACCAGGCGCAAATAGCCAGTTTCTTTGACCTCGCTCCTTTGTTTCTCTTATTTATAATCCCGGCTACCTGTATGCGACTGCTTGCGGAAGAAGAAAAACTCGGGACAGTTGAACTGCTTACAACTATGCCCTTGCAGGATTGGGCTATTATCACGGGAAAATATCTTGCCGCTTTTGCGGTAATAAAAATCGGAATCTTATGCACTCTTATATACCCAATTTCAATAGCATTTTTAGGAAAACTTGATTGGGGAGTAGTTATAAGTTCTTATTTTGGGTTGCTTTTACTTGGCGCGGGGTTCTGCGCAATAGGAATATTTACCTCATCCGTTACAAAATCACAAGTCATAGCTTTGATTCTCAATATCGTAATTTGTTTCGTGTTCTTTATTCTCGGAAAAGTATTAGGAACTATGTCTTCCGGACTTGTAACGATATTTCAGTATTTTGGTATTGATTACCATCTGGAATCTATGGGTATAGGCGTTATTGATTCAAGAAGTGTAATCTATTTCCTTTCAATGATTGCATTTTTCCTTTGCTTCACTTTTTATTTCTACAGGAAAGCAAAACACAGAATATTATCGGGAGTAAGCGTTACGATATTGCTGGCTATAATAATCGTGGCAAATATACTTTCCTATAGAATATTCGCAAGACTGGATTTAAGTTCCGGCAAAATATATTCTCTTTCAAAAGCATCCGTGCAAATGATAAGAAAGCTTGAAGACCCGGTTATAGTCCGCGCATATATGACGGCTAAATTACCTTATCCTTATAATACAAGAAGCAAATATGTAAAAGACTTATTATCCGAATATAAAGTAAAATCGCGCGGCAAATTAAAATTTGAACTTATTAACCCATCCGACCAGGACAAAAAAATAGACCAGGACAAAAAAATGGATGCGCAAAGAGCCGGCGTTTATCCTTTGCAATTCCAGGACAGGCAAGAAGCAGGAGCGCTTGCAATTAAAGAAGGTTATATGGGACTTCTCTTCCTGTATGGGGACAAAAAAGAAGTTATCCCTGTGATAGAAAACTTTGGCTCCCTGGAATACGACATCACAAGCAAAATTAAAAAATTAACAGAAACATCTCAAAAATCTATCGGGTTCACGAAAGGACATAACGAAGTGCAACTGGATGAAAGACTAAAACAGGAAATCCAAAAAAGATATTTAGTTAGCGATGTCAACATAGATTCAAACGATGTGTCTTCAAATTTATCGACACTTATCGTCCTCGGACCAAAGGGAGAATACAATGATACGGCACTCCAGAGAGTAAAAAATTTCCTTGATGCCGGCAAATCTTGCGGATTCTTCCTTGATATGATGAATGTAAATACCGAGTATTTCTTTGCTTTCCCAACGAAAACAGGATTTGAAAAGCTTTTACCAATTTATAATATTACCTTGAAAAACGGGCTCGTACTTGATTATCAAAACCAGATAATTGGAATTACATCGCAAAGAGGCAACTTCAGAATGCAAAACCTCGTTCCTTACCCATTCTTCCCGAAAGCTACAGACCTTAATAAATCCAATCCAATCGTGAGAGAGCTTGAAGCTGTTGTCTTACCTTTTGTAGGAGCAATAGCCGGCGGAACTCCGTTAGTCAAATCTTCTCCAAAAAGCTGGTTAAAGCCGGACGTAAAAACAGTTAATCCTATGGAACAACAAATCCCGACGCCTGCCGAAGAAAAAGGCCCATTCAACCTTGCAGTAACAAATGAGAAACCAAGATTTATAGTGACAGGGTCTTCAAAGTTTGCAGAAGCTAATTATTTGAGCGCCGCAAATGTAGCATTCCTGTTAAATACGATTGACTGGCTGGTAGCAGATGAAGAACTCATTGCTATAAGGTCAAAAGGAATAGCCGAAAGGCCATTAAAAGATACCGGCAAGGGTGCTAAGATGGCTATTAAATGGATAGATACTTTATTGCCTTCTTTAGTTTTGATAATTATAGGTTTTGTCAGACTCCGTAAAAGAAACAATAGGATATACGAAATATGA
- a CDS encoding ATP-binding cassette domain-containing protein, producing MSIIEVKNLTKSYGSFKAVDNISFEVGSGEIVGFLGPNGAGKTTTLRIVTGYFPPTVGTCKIMGFDIEKDPIPAKTKTGYIPENNPLYSEMKIMEYLAFIGQLRKVDKLNDRIKEVVAICGLKSVISKAIGELSKGYKQRVGLAQAIIHNPEILIMDEPTEGLDPNQIVEVRELIKTLGEKKTVIISTHRLSEVEATCKRVIIINRGKIIADAPKDEMHKLAAGKTIVELELKAPKDKAMAAIKEMAGVKNVKATSSQGETTQYEIETDPTIDMKETIFKTCVSNNWVIVGLQQKTASLEDIFRELTKEN from the coding sequence TCTTTCAAGGCAGTAGATAATATAAGCTTTGAAGTAGGTAGTGGCGAAATTGTCGGTTTTCTCGGACCTAACGGCGCAGGCAAAACTACTACCCTGCGAATCGTAACGGGCTATTTCCCGCCCACCGTCGGTACTTGCAAAATTATGGGCTTTGATATAGAAAAAGACCCGATACCCGCAAAAACCAAAACAGGATACATACCGGAAAATAATCCCCTGTATAGCGAAATGAAAATAATGGAGTACCTCGCATTCATCGGTCAATTACGAAAAGTGGATAAACTTAACGACAGAATAAAAGAAGTCGTCGCTATATGCGGACTTAAAAGCGTTATCTCAAAAGCTATAGGCGAATTATCTAAAGGCTACAAACAAAGAGTAGGACTTGCTCAAGCTATAATCCACAACCCGGAAATCCTTATTATGGACGAACCTACCGAAGGCCTTGACCCTAATCAAATAGTAGAAGTAAGAGAACTCATCAAAACACTCGGTGAGAAAAAAACAGTCATAATATCAACTCACAGATTGTCCGAAGTTGAAGCCACTTGCAAAAGAGTCATAATTATAAATCGTGGTAAAATCATAGCCGATGCGCCAAAAGACGAAATGCATAAACTCGCAGCCGGCAAAACAATCGTCGAATTGGAACTCAAAGCGCCAAAAGATAAAGCAATGGCCGCCATCAAAGAAATGGCAGGAGTTAAAAACGTAAAAGCCACCTCGAGCCAGGGCGAAACAACTCAATACGAAATAGAAACCGACCCGACTATAGATATGAAAGAAACAATCTTCAAAACCTGCGTATCTAATAACTGGGTAATCGTCGGATTACAACAAAAAACAGCTTCTCTTGAAGACATATTCAGGGAACTAACTAAAGAAAACTAA